One window from the genome of Fastidiosipila sp. encodes:
- a CDS encoding aspartate aminotransferase family protein: MPNIENLRGVAFKQREKLRVSKEQMLQRIEDSPFGPKGKELARQALENESYGAMGWLLWSVPPIIEYAKGSVIYDVDGKDYIDLLSGFSVSQFGNCQEELTKVIQDQATKLTHYFDLFHPERVKLGKKLREHSGISQDTKVVFGVTGSDGIELAVRAARYYTGRQYILVAHGDYHGVTYGTMGLTGKGGMQPYFYPVAPDPHVGQFYFPHEYRSRDEEYSGFGMESIRDLERALEGKETPWADGYSGICNVAAILVEPFQSSAGYYVPPKAYLQELRRICDKFGILLITDEIQAGLGRSGKLWAYQYSDIEPDMIVTSKALGGGLPISAVIAKSEILTEWGPGAHVSTQAGNVLACAAGNYVMDVVTDPAFLEEVNRIGDRFYEGWKVLQDKHPSIGYIDHMGLYLSIEYVKDRKTKEPAADFTTFVRDEGVAEGLAFEKGGYWHNRTQMIPALNMPDDVMDEAFRRFDRVLTKGEKLFGIG; encoded by the coding sequence ATGCCGAACATCGAGAATCTTAGGGGTGTTGCTTTCAAGCAAAGAGAGAAATTGCGGGTTTCAAAGGAGCAAATGCTCCAACGCATTGAGGATTCCCCTTTCGGCCCAAAAGGGAAGGAATTGGCAAGGCAAGCCTTAGAGAATGAGTCCTACGGTGCGATGGGTTGGCTTTTATGGAGTGTGCCTCCCATCATTGAATACGCCAAAGGCTCTGTCATCTATGACGTCGATGGCAAAGACTATATTGATTTGCTGTCCGGTTTTTCGGTAAGTCAGTTTGGTAACTGTCAAGAAGAATTGACCAAGGTTATTCAGGATCAAGCAACAAAGCTTACCCATTATTTTGATCTATTTCATCCTGAAAGAGTTAAGTTAGGCAAAAAGCTGAGAGAACATTCAGGCATTAGCCAGGACACCAAGGTGGTTTTTGGCGTTACCGGATCAGACGGGATTGAGCTCGCCGTTAGAGCAGCTCGTTACTACACGGGCAGGCAGTATATCCTTGTGGCACATGGGGATTACCACGGGGTTACTTACGGAACAATGGGTTTGACAGGGAAAGGTGGAATGCAACCGTATTTTTATCCTGTAGCGCCCGATCCTCATGTTGGACAATTCTATTTCCCGCATGAATATCGTTCGAGGGATGAAGAATATTCAGGCTTTGGAATGGAATCGATCAGGGATCTCGAAAGAGCACTTGAAGGTAAGGAAACGCCTTGGGCGGACGGGTATAGTGGCATTTGCAATGTTGCGGCGATTCTTGTTGAGCCTTTCCAAAGTTCAGCGGGGTATTATGTCCCTCCCAAAGCATATTTACAGGAACTTCGCAGAATATGTGACAAATTTGGTATTTTGCTGATTACAGACGAAATTCAAGCCGGACTTGGAAGGAGTGGAAAGCTTTGGGCCTACCAATATTCGGATATCGAGCCCGATATGATTGTTACTTCCAAGGCGCTGGGTGGTGGATTGCCCATTTCAGCAGTTATCGCTAAAAGCGAGATTCTCACAGAATGGGGTCCCGGTGCACACGTGTCAACGCAGGCTGGAAACGTGCTGGCATGTGCAGCTGGCAACTATGTAATGGATGTTGTGACGGATCCGGCGTTCCTGGAAGAAGTCAATCGCATCGGTGATCGTTTCTATGAAGGATGGAAGGTTCTACAGGATAAACATCCGAGCATTGGGTATATCGATCATATGGGACTGTATCTATCAATTGAGTATGTCAAAGACAGAAAAACGAAGGAACCTGCTGCAGATTTCACAACTTTTGTCCGCGATGAGGGTGTTGCAGAAGGTCTCGCATTTGAAAAAGGTGGTTACTGGCACAACAGAACACAAATGATTCCAGCTTTAAACATGCCGGATGATGTTATGGACGAAGCTTTCAGGCGTTTTGACAGGGTGTTGACAAAGGGCGAGAAATTATTTGGCATCGGATAA
- a CDS encoding L-seryl-tRNA(Sec) selenium transferase — MIIENPRDLPKVDQLLRDSRLDAARESNGYHPVREAVRGILEAARHFLTKKADDPLADAAYIEKAAGADCQAAGSILLSEEVLLRAILLKIETESKPGIRKVINATGAILHTNLGRAPLAKEALAAVQRCSEGYASLEFDLTENRRGQRTAPLETLLCRLFDVEAATVVNNNAAAVMLALSALCRGREVLVSRGELVEIGGKFRVPEIMEESGAILREVGTTNKTRLADYERAISDSTAALLKVHRSNFRISGFTEDVSDTELSQLARCHGIPLIYDLGSGLVSEELSALLPDEPTVRGALASGADLICFSGDKLLGGPQAGILMGRADLVGKMTAHPLMRAFRCDKMTLAALEATLALYLDPDRAKERIPLLVSVLYNNDSLRQRTEEAALSLSGHGIMAEAIPSEIIMGGGSAPEIPLHSWALAVRSGTRSISSLEQNLRAFDPPILCRTTLDTLLFDLRTLSGEEERLLLSALARAFSEETDLP; from the coding sequence ATGATCATTGAAAATCCACGTGACCTGCCGAAAGTAGATCAACTGCTGCGTGATTCACGCCTTGATGCCGCAAGGGAATCGAACGGCTATCATCCGGTAAGGGAAGCCGTGCGCGGGATCCTCGAGGCCGCACGCCATTTTCTCACAAAAAAGGCGGATGATCCCCTTGCTGACGCTGCCTACATTGAAAAAGCAGCTGGGGCAGATTGCCAGGCAGCCGGGAGTATCTTGCTGTCCGAAGAGGTCCTCCTCCGGGCCATTCTTTTGAAAATTGAAACCGAATCAAAACCCGGGATCAGGAAAGTCATCAACGCCACCGGTGCCATCCTCCACACCAATCTCGGCCGGGCACCCCTCGCAAAAGAGGCCCTTGCAGCCGTCCAGCGCTGCAGCGAAGGTTATGCCTCGCTGGAGTTTGATCTTACAGAAAACAGACGCGGTCAACGAACAGCTCCCCTGGAAACCCTGCTCTGCCGCCTGTTTGATGTTGAGGCCGCAACAGTGGTCAACAACAATGCGGCTGCCGTCATGCTGGCCCTATCAGCTTTGTGCCGGGGCCGGGAGGTCCTTGTTTCCCGCGGCGAACTGGTGGAAATCGGGGGGAAATTCAGGGTTCCTGAAATCATGGAGGAGAGCGGCGCCATCCTCCGGGAGGTTGGCACCACCAATAAAACCCGCCTGGCCGACTATGAGCGCGCCATCAGTGATTCGACCGCAGCCCTACTAAAAGTTCACCGCAGCAACTTCCGGATTTCAGGTTTCACCGAGGACGTCAGCGATACGGAGCTCTCACAGCTGGCCCGCTGCCATGGGATCCCCTTGATTTATGACTTGGGGAGCGGCCTTGTTTCAGAGGAACTGTCGGCCCTGCTTCCTGATGAACCGACTGTCCGTGGAGCCCTTGCCTCCGGCGCGGACCTGATCTGTTTTTCCGGTGACAAGCTCCTGGGAGGTCCTCAGGCCGGCATCCTCATGGGCCGGGCTGACCTGGTGGGGAAAATGACCGCTCACCCCTTGATGCGGGCCTTTCGCTGTGACAAGATGACTCTTGCTGCCCTTGAGGCGACCTTGGCACTCTACCTGGATCCCGACCGGGCAAAAGAGCGTATCCCCCTGCTTGTTTCAGTCCTTTACAACAACGATTCGCTCCGCCAGCGAACGGAAGAAGCCGCTCTGTCTCTCTCGGGGCACGGAATCATGGCAGAAGCCATCCCTTCCGAGATCATCATGGGGGGAGGGTCGGCGCCGGAAATACCCTTGCACTCCTGGGCCCTGGCGGTCAGATCCGGCACACGGTCAATCTCCTCACTGGAACAGAACCTGCGGGCCTTTGACCCTCCCATTCTCTGCCGCACCACACTTGATACCCTCCTGTTCGACTTGCGAACCCTTTCCGGGGAGGAGGAACGGCTGCTCCTTTCCGCCCTGGCCCGCGCGTTCAGCGAAGAGACGGATCTGCCATGA
- a CDS encoding dihydroxyacetone kinase subunit L, which yields MRIFTRDDLTRAVVITSTLMDENKFRLIELDSQIGDADLGLTMSKGFAAAKTCALELEDDDISTSFKKIGLAIAKAAPSTMGSLMATAFIGVGKEIGQKEYLDFSDVGLMYMSMARSIQERGKAKEGDKTLLDVLFPVARAVQSSRSQDICELMEIAHKVSKESLERTKNLMSQHGKAAVFREKTIGLEDPGGAAAVLLIEGFYRACIGDE from the coding sequence ATGAGAATTTTCACCAGGGATGATCTGACGAGGGCCGTAGTCATCACAAGCACCTTGATGGATGAGAATAAGTTCAGACTCATCGAGCTGGACAGCCAGATCGGTGACGCTGATCTGGGGTTGACAATGAGCAAAGGTTTTGCGGCTGCAAAAACTTGCGCACTGGAGCTTGAGGATGATGACATCTCCACATCCTTCAAAAAGATTGGGCTTGCCATAGCGAAAGCCGCACCTTCAACGATGGGCTCTCTGATGGCAACTGCCTTTATTGGTGTAGGCAAGGAAATAGGTCAAAAGGAATACTTGGATTTTTCTGACGTGGGGCTCATGTATATGTCGATGGCCAGGTCCATCCAGGAACGTGGCAAAGCGAAGGAAGGGGACAAAACGCTTCTTGACGTACTTTTTCCCGTTGCGCGTGCCGTACAATCTTCCAGGAGCCAGGATATTTGCGAACTGATGGAAATTGCTCATAAGGTATCGAAGGAGAGTCTTGAACGTACGAAAAACTTAATGAGCCAGCACGGCAAGGCAGCTGTATTTCGAGAAAAAACCATTGGGCTGGAAGACCCGGGAGGAGCAGCAGCGGTCTTGTTAATTGAAGGATTCTACAGAGCTTGTATCGGAGATGAATGA
- a CDS encoding substrate-binding domain-containing protein, whose translation MKKSRLQIFMVLIVTLIFAMGLVLTGCSMEGDKSGNAPPAAEDTKKPESPSGGESGEGKKIGFSIAMLAGSPFWQIISDELERGFKELGYEFVVLDAQGDAAKQASDVEDLIAQKVDIILVNPYDSDAIVPVTLSARDAGIPVMAVDIPVAEAGYSIATCICDNVMLGYQLGEYAADKFNTPEVKVVVISGYPNGIDSRQRRHGFIEGFHAKQLEKFAQTGLRIVHHGWGDYAREPANKTMEDAITRTNGDFDIVYCENDDMAIGALRAMESANITGKMILGVDGLKEMYELIRDGYTTATGRNSPVELAAVSVQATHDYLNGKEIPEIIFTTPTVVEKKNIDEFYDPDSIF comes from the coding sequence ATGAAGAAGTCTAGGCTGCAAATATTCATGGTGTTGATCGTGACACTCATATTTGCGATGGGGTTGGTATTAACTGGATGCAGCATGGAAGGAGATAAATCTGGTAACGCTCCTCCTGCTGCGGAAGACACTAAGAAGCCCGAATCTCCTTCAGGTGGAGAAAGTGGGGAAGGGAAGAAGATCGGTTTTTCGATTGCGATGCTAGCCGGCAGCCCCTTCTGGCAGATCATTTCAGATGAACTGGAAAGAGGATTCAAAGAATTGGGCTATGAGTTCGTTGTTCTCGATGCTCAGGGAGATGCGGCAAAGCAGGCTTCAGACGTTGAAGATCTGATTGCGCAAAAGGTCGATATAATTCTTGTAAATCCGTATGACAGTGATGCGATTGTGCCGGTCACACTGTCTGCACGAGATGCCGGTATCCCGGTGATGGCGGTGGATATCCCTGTGGCTGAGGCCGGATACAGCATAGCAACTTGTATTTGTGACAACGTCATGCTTGGGTACCAATTGGGCGAGTATGCGGCGGATAAGTTTAATACGCCTGAGGTTAAAGTGGTCGTAATCAGTGGCTATCCGAACGGTATCGACAGTCGTCAGAGGCGTCACGGTTTCATTGAAGGCTTCCACGCAAAACAGTTGGAGAAATTTGCGCAAACGGGCTTGAGGATTGTTCACCATGGTTGGGGTGATTATGCACGTGAACCTGCAAATAAAACCATGGAAGACGCCATCACACGGACAAACGGTGACTTTGACATCGTATACTGCGAAAACGATGATATGGCCATCGGTGCCCTCCGCGCAATGGAAAGCGCCAACATCACAGGCAAGATGATTTTGGGTGTTGATGGTCTTAAAGAGATGTACGAACTGATACGTGACGGCTATACAACCGCTACAGGACGAAATTCACCGGTTGAGTTGGCAGCGGTATCCGTCCAAGCTACCCATGATTATCTGAACGGCAAGGAAATTCCTGAAATCATTTTTACGACGCCGACCGTTGTGGAGAAGAAAAACATAGATGAATTCTACGATCCTGATTCAATCTTTTAG
- the selB gene encoding selenocysteine-specific translation elongation factor gives MKHVIIGTAGHVDHGKSSLILALTGRDPDRLAEEKERGITIELGFTWLDLPDGSRSGIIDVPGHEKFVSNMLAGAGGIDLALLVVAADEGVMPQTREHLGILSLLGIPRGVIALTKCDLADEELIELVEEDLKDLVRGTFLEDAPVIRTSSVSGEGIEALRASLFGLIDVSGHTKDSLPFRLPIDRVFSLGGFGTIVTGTLIEGIIRMGSQVEIIPGHQVARVRGIQVHEKTVDTAWPGQRVALNLTGIKKDDLTRGDTLTAPGSLQGSRRFDVSLTALPGTRFPITNKMRVHLFLGAREMLARVVLLDRDLLEAGDEGPAQLWPEEEVFAKYGDRFVIRFYSPLETVGGGVIVDPLPARRRRMRETTQEEFEIMAGSDRSARLRLAIGLGSDRLASLETAFYKAGIRAEEADVLLEGLLADGSVVLLNQAVAVSSEALETLGKKAAALLGDFHGRRPLEQGMRREELRTRLMPRTEIHLSDLVIDRLCDRQILDVSKGLVSLHGYTVSLSSEEVEAAEEMEEAFLRAGYSPPDPGQLPLKAGKRVDRAQILSLLIDRGSLVRLTPQILMHREKVDQAWEIVRAAIEKEGQITLAEFRDELESSRKFAMALLEYFDKQKRTRLTGEVRVFFT, from the coding sequence ATGAAGCATGTCATTATTGGCACAGCCGGCCATGTCGACCACGGCAAGTCTTCCCTGATCCTCGCCTTGACCGGCCGCGACCCCGACCGCCTGGCAGAGGAGAAAGAGAGGGGCATCACCATCGAGCTGGGCTTCACCTGGCTCGACCTTCCCGATGGCTCGCGATCGGGCATCATCGATGTTCCAGGACATGAAAAGTTTGTCAGCAATATGCTGGCGGGGGCGGGGGGGATTGACCTGGCGCTTCTGGTCGTTGCTGCTGACGAGGGAGTGATGCCGCAGACACGTGAGCACCTCGGGATCCTGTCCCTCCTCGGCATTCCCCGCGGTGTCATCGCGTTGACCAAGTGTGACCTGGCCGACGAGGAATTAATTGAACTTGTCGAGGAGGATCTCAAAGACTTGGTCCGGGGTACTTTCCTGGAGGACGCGCCCGTCATCAGGACGTCCAGCGTATCAGGAGAGGGCATTGAGGCCCTCCGGGCAAGCTTGTTCGGATTAATCGATGTCAGCGGTCATACCAAAGACAGCCTTCCCTTCCGGCTGCCCATTGATCGCGTTTTTTCACTTGGCGGTTTCGGAACCATCGTAACCGGCACCCTCATCGAGGGGATCATCCGGATGGGCAGCCAGGTGGAAATCATCCCCGGGCACCAAGTCGCCCGCGTCCGGGGCATCCAGGTCCACGAAAAGACGGTGGATACCGCTTGGCCCGGCCAGCGTGTCGCCCTCAATCTGACGGGAATCAAAAAAGATGATCTGACACGGGGAGACACGCTGACAGCGCCTGGCAGCCTCCAGGGGAGCCGGCGGTTCGATGTCTCCCTGACGGCGCTCCCCGGCACGCGCTTCCCCATAACCAATAAGATGCGCGTCCACCTCTTCCTCGGTGCGCGTGAAATGCTGGCCCGTGTCGTGCTGCTTGACCGCGACCTTCTGGAAGCGGGGGATGAAGGGCCTGCCCAGCTCTGGCCTGAAGAGGAGGTCTTTGCCAAATATGGCGACCGTTTTGTCATCCGTTTTTACTCACCCCTTGAAACGGTGGGGGGCGGCGTCATCGTTGACCCGCTTCCGGCCAGGAGGCGGCGCATGCGGGAGACCACCCAGGAAGAATTTGAAATCATGGCGGGCAGCGACCGGTCAGCCCGCCTCCGTCTGGCGATCGGTCTGGGGAGCGACAGGCTGGCTTCTCTGGAGACAGCCTTCTACAAGGCAGGGATCAGGGCCGAAGAAGCTGATGTCCTGCTCGAAGGCCTGCTTGCAGATGGTTCAGTTGTCCTTCTGAATCAGGCTGTCGCGGTCAGCAGCGAAGCGCTGGAAACGCTTGGGAAGAAAGCTGCGGCCCTCCTTGGCGATTTTCATGGCCGGCGCCCGCTTGAACAGGGCATGCGACGTGAAGAATTGAGAACCCGGCTTATGCCGCGCACAGAAATCCATCTGTCCGATCTTGTCATCGACCGGCTCTGTGACCGGCAGATCCTTGACGTATCCAAGGGACTGGTTTCCCTTCACGGCTACACGGTTTCGCTTTCCAGCGAAGAAGTGGAAGCCGCCGAAGAGATGGAAGAAGCCTTCCTGCGGGCGGGCTATTCCCCCCCCGATCCCGGCCAGCTTCCACTTAAAGCGGGCAAGCGCGTTGACCGGGCGCAGATTTTGTCCCTGCTGATCGATCGGGGAAGCCTGGTCCGGCTCACTCCCCAGATCCTGATGCATCGGGAAAAGGTGGATCAGGCATGGGAGATCGTCCGTGCCGCCATTGAAAAAGAGGGACAGATTACGCTGGCAGAATTTCGCGACGAGCTTGAAAGTTCCCGCAAATTCGCCATGGCACTTCTTGAGTACTTTGACAAACAGAAACGCACCCGCCTGACAGGTGAGGTTCGCGTGTTCTTCACCTAG
- the dhaK gene encoding dihydroxyacetone kinase subunit DhaK — protein MKKFMNKAEDFVDDMLKGIYAAHPDEVTMVGDDLRCLVTMRPKENKVAIVTGGGSGHLPLFLGYVGNGLLHGCAVGGVFQSPSAEQVLEVTKAAHQGQGVLYIYGNYTGDIINFDMAGEMAEMEGIVTKTVLGADDVASAPAGEEGKRRGVAGIFFVYKVAGAKANEGATLDEVYRVADKASSNVRTMGVALTPCIVPEVGKPSFTLGDDEMEIGMGIHGEPGVRRGKLESADKVVKEMLTPIMDDLGLESGDEVSILMNGLGATCKEELYICFSKVAEMLRDRGIKQHSVYVGEYATSMEMMGFSISVFKLDEELKSLLVKPANTPFITLAGLKD, from the coding sequence ATGAAGAAATTTATGAATAAAGCTGAAGATTTTGTCGACGATATGCTAAAAGGCATATATGCAGCACATCCAGATGAAGTGACCATGGTGGGGGATGATTTGCGATGCCTGGTGACCATGAGGCCAAAGGAGAATAAAGTTGCCATTGTAACGGGAGGTGGCTCAGGTCATCTGCCCCTATTTTTAGGCTATGTGGGTAATGGTCTTTTACACGGTTGTGCTGTTGGCGGGGTGTTCCAATCCCCGAGCGCCGAACAAGTTTTAGAGGTAACGAAGGCGGCGCATCAAGGCCAGGGTGTCCTGTACATCTATGGCAACTACACGGGCGATATCATAAATTTTGACATGGCTGGTGAAATGGCTGAAATGGAAGGTATCGTCACCAAAACTGTCCTCGGTGCAGACGATGTCGCGAGTGCGCCTGCGGGAGAGGAAGGTAAGCGGCGGGGGGTTGCTGGCATATTCTTCGTCTATAAGGTGGCTGGAGCAAAAGCAAATGAAGGCGCTACACTCGATGAAGTGTATCGCGTTGCGGACAAGGCAAGTTCAAATGTAAGAACCATGGGAGTAGCACTTACGCCCTGTATTGTTCCTGAAGTTGGGAAACCATCCTTTACTCTTGGTGATGATGAGATGGAAATTGGGATGGGCATCCATGGAGAACCCGGTGTCCGTCGGGGGAAACTCGAATCGGCCGACAAAGTTGTCAAGGAGATGCTGACCCCTATCATGGATGATTTGGGTCTTGAGTCTGGTGATGAGGTGTCGATATTGATGAATGGCCTGGGGGCTACCTGTAAAGAAGAATTGTACATCTGTTTTTCCAAGGTAGCAGAGATGCTCCGTGACCGTGGCATTAAACAGCATTCTGTCTATGTCGGCGAGTATGCGACATCCATGGAAATGATGGGCTTCTCCATATCGGTCTTCAAGCTCGATGAAGAGCTAAAGAGCTTGCTGGTTAAGCCTGCCAACACTCCCTTCATTACCTTGGCTGGTCTCAAAGATTAG
- a CDS encoding sulfatase-like hydrolase/transferase: MSFQSDDRIKREHPVPVHHEPADEAVSLASNQPDVRKIRRPDISRPDFVSWAAESGAKHADRDEGGLGERLPCSFHLMLLLFGSQLISELVLRINLDGPFFSIGLLYLTLFCLVRAVILSALLRSLPPKARTAAIYALLFIIPFVYAAQLVYYKFFRTFFVVYSIGHGGQILQFMEDIVIKVLRNTPWFVVMLSPLSIYYVFVKKRIDANCARKGKKWQEVLAALAAAFVLFGTTVGVMATDRSLNSPWEHYFLENEILSGTNQFGLLSAMGVDISHMVYPRSALVPDDLIPDPIDPPEVTETELPGASDPLATDPAIIIPHIPNILPIDYDTRLEGYVPENDSSPILMGKTRADLVRYLDLVFSRTAPSYTNDHTGRGKGFNLIFVTAESFSKYCIDEELTPTLWHMYHQGVYFENFYVPVWTVSTLDGEYAGLCGMIPKQGVWTLKEAHKNDMAMAPGRMFERLGYQTYAWHNHTWNYYARDLSHPNLGYDYRGLGHGLDVKRTWPESDLEMIEKTAFEFVDKEPFHVYYLTVSGHANWTKMGNAMATRHWDTFSHLDLHHEGIAYLAANYELELAMDSLLRQLREAGIADRTLIVINPDHYPYALEEHSSYEALAGKSLDKVFDIYESCALFYHDGIEPEVVDKYCTSLDLLPTIYNYMGVPYDSRFLSGRDIFSDSEALAIFLGRSWITEKGRYDAATGTFTLHPGQELDDQAAYIDRINREVKLRYDTARVIIDSDYYKDLLSDEEWAEINEPYLTFMKDNPWPTKTGP, translated from the coding sequence CCGCCCGGATTTCGTTTCATGGGCTGCAGAATCCGGAGCGAAACATGCCGATCGGGATGAGGGCGGACTCGGGGAGCGGCTGCCCTGCAGTTTTCATTTGATGCTCCTCTTGTTCGGTTCTCAGCTGATCAGCGAGCTGGTTCTCCGCATCAATCTGGATGGCCCTTTTTTCAGTATCGGTCTTCTCTACCTGACCCTCTTTTGCCTTGTCCGGGCTGTGATCCTGTCAGCACTGCTGAGGAGCCTGCCTCCAAAAGCCCGCACTGCGGCTATTTATGCCCTGCTTTTCATTATCCCCTTTGTCTACGCGGCCCAACTGGTCTACTACAAGTTTTTCCGGACCTTTTTTGTTGTTTATTCGATCGGCCATGGCGGCCAGATCCTGCAATTCATGGAAGATATCGTTATCAAGGTTCTCCGCAACACTCCTTGGTTCGTTGTCATGCTCTCCCCCCTGTCCATCTACTACGTATTTGTAAAAAAACGTATTGATGCCAACTGTGCCAGGAAGGGGAAGAAATGGCAGGAAGTTTTGGCTGCACTGGCTGCAGCTTTTGTCCTATTCGGAACCACAGTAGGGGTCATGGCGACCGATCGGTCCCTGAACAGCCCCTGGGAGCACTATTTCCTGGAAAATGAAATCCTCTCGGGCACCAATCAGTTTGGCCTGCTCTCTGCCATGGGGGTTGACATCAGTCATATGGTGTACCCGCGCAGTGCCTTGGTACCGGACGACCTGATCCCTGATCCAATCGACCCACCCGAGGTGACTGAAACGGAACTTCCAGGGGCCAGCGATCCGCTTGCCACAGATCCGGCGATTATCATTCCGCACATTCCCAACATCCTGCCCATTGACTATGATACCCGGCTCGAGGGTTATGTACCCGAGAATGACTCGTCGCCCATCCTGATGGGCAAAACACGCGCCGACCTGGTCCGTTACCTGGATCTGGTTTTCTCCAGGACAGCGCCTTCCTATACCAACGATCATACCGGGCGGGGAAAGGGCTTCAATCTTATCTTTGTCACGGCCGAAAGTTTTTCAAAATACTGCATTGATGAAGAACTGACACCAACCCTCTGGCACATGTACCATCAGGGGGTCTATTTCGAGAACTTTTACGTCCCTGTATGGACAGTATCCACCCTGGATGGCGAATACGCCGGACTTTGCGGCATGATTCCCAAGCAGGGCGTCTGGACCTTGAAGGAAGCCCACAAAAATGACATGGCCATGGCGCCGGGCAGGATGTTTGAACGTTTGGGCTATCAGACCTATGCCTGGCACAACCACACCTGGAACTACTATGCGCGCGATCTGTCCCATCCCAATCTGGGCTACGATTACCGGGGGCTGGGGCACGGTTTGGATGTCAAGCGGACCTGGCCGGAATCTGATCTGGAGATGATCGAAAAAACAGCCTTTGAGTTTGTGGACAAGGAGCCCTTCCATGTCTACTACCTGACCGTCAGCGGCCATGCCAACTGGACAAAGATGGGCAATGCCATGGCAACCCGCCATTGGGACACCTTTTCACATCTGGATCTTCACCACGAGGGAATTGCCTACCTGGCCGCCAATTATGAGCTGGAGCTGGCCATGGACAGCCTTTTGCGACAGCTGAGGGAGGCCGGCATCGCTGACAGAACCCTGATCGTCATCAATCCCGACCACTATCCCTACGCCCTTGAGGAGCACTCGAGCTACGAGGCTCTGGCCGGGAAAAGTCTTGACAAGGTCTTTGACATCTATGAAAGCTGTGCCCTTTTCTACCACGACGGGATCGAGCCGGAGGTGGTCGATAAATACTGTACCAGCCTCGATCTTCTGCCAACCATTTATAACTACATGGGCGTTCCCTACGATTCAAGGTTCCTGTCAGGCCGCGACATTTTTTCCGATTCGGAGGCCCTGGCAATTTTCCTCGGCCGCAGCTGGATCACGGAGAAAGGACGCTACGATGCAGCGACCGGCACCTTCACCCTTCACCCGGGCCAGGAGCTGGATGATCAGGCCGCCTACATCGATCGCATCAACCGGGAGGTCAAGCTGCGCTACGATACCGCGCGGGTCATCATTGATTCGGATTATTACAAGGATCTGCTGTCCGACGAGGAATGGGCCGAAATCAATGAGCCCTATCTGACTTTTATGAAAGATAATCCCTGGCCCACCAAAACGGGCCCCTGA